A segment of the Arachis hypogaea cultivar Tifrunner chromosome 5, arahy.Tifrunner.gnm2.J5K5, whole genome shotgun sequence genome:
GCTAAAAATGTTAACATTCATGTTattcatttcattaattattcATATCAAATTTAAAAGTGAGATAACATTAAATGTGTTTAAAACTTTTGGGACTAAAATATAACATTTAAAATATTAGGGactaaattagaatttaattcaaatattagagactgaaataatattttatctattaatatataatatataaaaaatactagaagatcattagaatttattatttttgacatcGGTTTATCATCAATATTTAAAAGAATTAGGTTAATAGctaaaaataatgacaaaaaacaataaattttaacgattctctagtaattttttatatattttcggttcaattttcttttggctcgattttacaaattaaaaccaaaaagcaaacaagaataatattaaaactaaaccgatttttttcggttttgttttttagtttagttttaattCGGTTTGGATAGAATTTTGAACCCTCTAAATCATTCAGAAAGTATGAAGTCATGATTTTCATCACTTACCATAAAGCAACATGAAGAGACTTCCATTGTGCATGTATTCATAGACAAGGAGCTTCTCTTGATGAGAGCAATAATATGCAAGAGGTGGAAGCACTCTTGAATGCTTCACTTTTGCTATGATCTCCATCCTTGCCTGAAAATGTTGCTTTGAAATCCCACAATCCTTGACTCTTTTCACTGCCAAAACCATCCCATTCTCCATCATCACCTTGTACAGGCTTCCATTCTTCCCTCTCCTAACCAACTCCGCCGGAGCACCAAGCAAGTCCTCGAACCGCAGCGCCTTATACTCTGCgctcgaaagaaccacaagaccGGAAGCTGAAGCCATGCCGCtttccaaagatgaaaatgaactcTCTGATCTCATTCCAGTTATTATTCCACTCTTTGATCCACTTGAATTGTAATAAGCTTCACTATTAGGCTTGTCCTTCTCTGTCTTTTGCATTTCATCCAATGCTCTgtcttttatcttgaattttcGAACCAATTTCAGGACAATGTAAGCCAACACCATGAAACAAAGAACTATGTATCCTAAATAAAGCTTAAAACCATTGTGCGATGAATTCGGAGGCGgccgaggaagaggaagaggaagaggagctgCAGGTGCAGGTGCAGGTGGACATGCATTAGCAAGTGGTTTTCCACACAGACCGGGATTACCATAAAAGCTATCTTGAAAGAATTTTCCTCTAACATCAGGAATAGGACCATATAACTTGTTGTTTGAGACATTAAACAACTGAAGTTTTGAGAAGTCGAAATGAGGAATTCTTCCGGTGAAGTTATTGTTGTCTGCAAGAAAAGATACCAGCTGCGAAAGACGAGACATTTCAGGTATCTCTCCGGAGAAGTTGTTATCGGAAACATGAAGCCTCATCAAGCTGGTTATTTTCCCAATAGAGATCGGAAGCTTTCCGGAGAATCGGTTACCATTTAGATAGAGATGAGTTAGGGACTTCAAGTTCCCTATGTCCTCCGAAACAGAATCATGTAGAGTATTGTTTTTTAGGCTAAGGAGCATAAGAGACTTCGCAGTGGAAAGAGAAGTAGCATCTAGAACACCTTTCAGATTTAAATGTTCAAGAACTATGCTCATCACGGTTTTGTTGTCCGAATGACAAATCACACCGTGCCAATGATCAGTGCATGGATCTGATGTGAGGTTCCAACCCCAATTCTTGGAATCTCGTGGTGCATTATTTGGTGCAAGCTTTTCCATGAACTTCACCAAAGCTTGCTTCACCACTTGTTCCTCTGAATTAACACTTAGGAACAACGAGATGATGAAAATGGAGGGTACCCATATGAGTTTCAGAcccattctttctttttt
Coding sequences within it:
- the LOC112802563 gene encoding probable inactive receptor kinase At2g26730 — protein: MGLKLIWVPSIFIISLFLSVNSEEQVVKQALVKFMEKLAPNNAPRDSKNWGWNLTSDPCTDHWHGVICHSDNKTVMSIVLEHLNLKGVLDATSLSTAKSLMLLSLKNNTLHDSVSEDIGNLKSLTHLYLNGNRFSGKLPISIGKITSLMRLHVSDNNFSGEIPEMSRLSQLVSFLADNNNFTGRIPHFDFSKLQLFNVSNNKLYGPIPDVRGKFFQDSFYGNPGLCGKPLANACPPAPAPAAPLPLPLPRPPPNSSHNGFKLYLGYIVLCFMVLAYIVLKLVRKFKIKDRALDEMQKTEKDKPNSEAYYNSSGSKSGIITGMRSESSFSSLESGMASASGLVVLSSAEYKALRFEDLLGAPAELVRRGKNGSLYKVMMENGMVLAVKRVKDCGISKQHFQARMEIIAKVKHSRVLPPLAYYCSHQEKLLVYEYMHNGSLFMLLYGSQSGGHHSFGWRSRLKVAADVAAALSHMHENLRESEVPSHGNLKSSNILFDNNIDPFISEYGLFVTENNNQHYYYGVKGDIYAFGVILLEMLTGKVVKNSDGFGDLAKWVNSVVREEWTVEVFDKSLIREGASEERMMSLLQVALNCTSASPNDRPSMNQVAMVIRSLKEDEEKSVSF